The sequence gcctgacactagctggacacttgtcagcttccctcaagttttggcgggaaatgtaggcagcttggcggaatgttggacaagtgacagttgaaaagtccattggacagcaatcagagagccaagctgcaagaccagcttgagggaagccgacaagtgtccaactagtgtcaggcatcacttgtagtttggccctgagtctctctacacaagacatcttacacaagtagaATCAAGTGAAAGTTCTTACACTTGTGCTCCCAGTTGTGGatactagggagacagagtacacttgaatataagaccacacagaaagtcacTTGAGAATCCCCATGTAGGATGTCTTGTATAGATTTTATGGTATTATGCTTTATTGAGGTTCCTCCTCTCCTTAAACCCCACCTTCCCTGGGCTTCAaccccaaatctccgggaatttcccaacccagagttggtaaccacAGCTGGTGCTCTTTTCGTgagctgtttttttccccctcagtctGCCCCTGGCAGAAACCCCTTTAACTGTAGATGGTCATAGaatctttctgcatgcaaagtaggtgCTCCGAACTACAGCCCCTCCTCTAAATCTACACACATCTGCATATTCATAAAAACACCTGCATATTCATAAAAACAACGGTTCTGAAAAGGGAATGTACACTTTGTCTCAAGAGGAAGCGTGTATGTCTCACAGCAGACATTGTGTTCCCTCCTGCGTGCAAGATAACAGCAAATGTTAAGGCTCATCTGGAAGTGGGGGTCACAGCAAGGGAGATGTTGGACTGGAactctagctttttaaaaattgttccaatttggaaaaaagattgaggctttaaaaaagtattttcccTCTCTATGTTTCCTGCAATGAAGCAAATAGGCAATTTGAGGTGGGAAAATGGGCATGGGTGAAAAAGAGTACCGGGGGTCCTAGTTTAGGTTGACTTATTAATGCAGGGATTTCtatatgcagggatttttttctgtatgAGCCACCACTTAAAGCCTGGTGGCAAAGATCAAACAAAGGTTTACTTATCCTCTCCCCAAAATTGCACACAAGTTTTTAAGTCctcatattaaaataaatgttaaaaatgCCTGACAAgcgaagctttgactcttgaaaacacttaccctggaaatcttgttggtctttaaggtgttattggacttgaatcttgcccttctactgcagatcaaagtggctacccgcctgaaatcAAAAATACCTGTTTCCCTTGTGATTGACAAAAAAGTGATTGACAAAAAAAGGTTTTAATACATTAATTCACCAGACTAAGCAATGCAGTCCCAGTTGTAAAGAATTCTGCAGCTGTCCTGAAGGCCTAAATTCCAGGCAACCCAGTCTTTCTCTCCTCTGCTGCCAAAAGATATTTCTATTAAACTGCTAAGATTACATTCCACATTGTACTAAGACCAAATGGGAAAGTCTTTGCTTTGGAATTAAATTGAAGTGTTATAATCTTCTAACACTGAGCCCAAGGGCTCGCTTGTTTTTACATCCTTCTGAGCGTGTAACATCCATTATAAGGTCAAAAACTGAATCAGGTTTAATATTGGAAAGCTCTTAGCCTTGAAAATGTGGATTGAGGATGGTTGGCAGTAGGATATCTGTTATTTCTTCCACACATattcctgttttttcttcttctcattttttaaaaaagtaacttgGACTGCACTAGGCTATGACCCCAGGTTGCCTTCTTTATCAATGGCATAAATTTTCTTCCTTTAACAGCAAACTTCGCCTAACATTGAGATATAATGATGGGGGAAATTTCACGAGTTGAATGTCTGTATATCAGTCTGCCGATTGATTGCACACGAGTAGAAGCAGTTATCAAAAGGCGCCTACCCTAGAAAATCTGCAGCAGGCAAAATACTATCTATGCACCACTGTAACGGgaccaggctagggttgccattctccaggtggggactggagatctcccacaatgaaaactgatcttcccagtctacagagatcagttcccatggagaaagcagactctttggagggtggactgtatggcattataacctgctgtgctcccttcccaggctccacctccaacatctccaggtatttcccaacccagcgtTGGCAACCCTTTGCACAAGCACCTTCTTGTGGGGCCAATCTGACCTGTCCACAATGCTCCTGTATGATCACAAGAGTGCCAAGGGTTGGCAACCTTTAAACTGCTAATAATCTGCAGTCATTAGTGGGTGGGTACTTTATTTCCATGCCGTGAAAGGCTTCATCTGTAGATTTCTTCCAATTAAACAATGTTAGAGGCACAAAAATAGGCTGCGCTCAGTTCCCCAACAGCTGGCAACTCACCCCTTCCATCATTCATGCAAATAAAAGGGGATGAGCAGGCTAGACCCAGCATGTTTTCCGTCAACCGACAAACCTTTTGTTTTGGATGtttctggtcaggcctgattcagatatagacaTGCACTTAAGAAACCCTGAATATCTAGTTAGGTTTCCTATATCAAataatttaactcctggcaagaggtacgccacagataatgttttaggttcattactgggtattgcacacaagtaatacaattatggagtctctgctccCATTTTAAgcatttattattacaaaataattattcagtattcttgatattaactcaatcaacagaaaatcataccatccatcatAACTATATAGATTATTAAAGAAGAGCAATTACATGAATCCAAAAATGTCtcttacccaaagatatgaagatcacaggcaaggagcctctCTAAAGAGGAAAATCGCGATTAGTTTTGCTTGTCCTATTTATAGGATTTcagaaccttttttttttaaaatagctgcttcagagactcaaattGTTGGCTATTATGATTTCATACACTAAACTGTATGATTTCATACACTTCGGGGCATGgaacaagggtcactgggggtgtgggggggaggtagttgtgaatttcctgcattgcgtagggggttggactagatgtccctagaggtcccttccaaccctatgattctgattTTAAACGAGATTATCCATATTTGagacatcttcttgaaacatataatagctaattcattcttgctactttttgtgttaAAGTTTCTCCTACTTCAGAGTATCTTTTGGCTTTCCACCAATGTAACTATCCTCATATAATGTTGAGAGCTTCTTTCAAGTTAAGACACTCCTGCCATTCCCAGAtacctgggccttggtacattgtatgaATGAGCTCTTCTAAtatacacatggcaatacaaccgtgtaactctattgttttatgcctcTCTCCAAGGTGGTTTTATTCTAAACCTCTAAATAGGTCACCTCTTTGTGACctatctagttatggggctgggctagccgTTTCTGTGTGCATAGGTGTCTTCTTGAACAACTTtgtcatatccagcaattgttctcctatagttctagccatatccatgacacATTTTATCCCCCTGCCATAAAAATGACTCAATGGCACACGAGCAGTCCCAGCTGGCAactgaggttgccaacctccaggatgggccaggagttctcctggaatcgcaactgatctccagcctacagagaccagctcctctggagaaaatgaagaagaagaacTCCTAGACTGTGTCCCGTCCTTGGCCGAAGAGTTGGCATACCCTAGGCGGCGTTTTTGTGGCCGGTTGGCAACCACCCCGACCGCATGCCATTTCAAATAATGTTAAAGGTGCAAAACCAAGGTATGTTTGGGGGCAGTTAAGTGGGACCGGTAACGCAAGCGAGCTGCAATAGGAAATGCGCTTCGCAAGGCGGGAGGCTCCTAGCCGCGGCGACCGGACTTCCTTCCTTCCGGGAGGCGGCAGCGGGAGGTAAGCAGGCCGGCTGGAACCGCTTCCCCGCCACGACCCTTGCGGACCCCCGCAGCGCAGCAGCGCCTCTCGCTCGGGTCCAGGGACCGGCTGTTCCTTGCGACGCgcttcctctccaggctccaccaggcGCCTCTCCGGGCTTGAGCAGCTCGCCGCTGAGCGCGGCGTGATTTGCAAGTCATCTGCCCAGCCGGGCGTTCATTATGCACACAGGAACGTGGCTCGTCGGCAGAGGAGCCGATTAAAGGACGCGCCGCCGGTCCCTCGTCGCCACTGGCGAAAAAAGCGGGTTAATGAATGCGCTCGCCTAGCCTGCGCAGCGCCGCTCGGGAGCAAGGCCGGGAGCCCAAACTTCCTCCCCTCCTAGTCTGGCTGCAGCTCCTATCAGGGAAGGGAGGCAgctgcatggggtggggggtgggggagttaacGCCGGTTAGCGTTATGGGTAGCTGTTAGCTaagtggagcctccatgttcagaggcagtgcacCTTGGAGACAAACGGGGGAGCGCGTCGTTTGCATGCTTTGCTTGTGGACAAGTGACTGGCCCCTGTTGGAAATAGGACGCTAGGCCAGACGGATCCTACGTCTAATCCAGCCCATCTCTTCCTCCATGGCTGTTATGTGATCAGGATTTGCGAATTCATTTTCTCTGTAGTTAGttacaggtgggtagccctgttggtctgtagtagaagagtaagatttgggtcaggagcacctcaaagaccatctagatttccagaGGAAGAGCAAGATCCCGGtccgatagcaccttaaagaccaactagagttcCAAGGGTTTTATGTCTTGgaccccaaatcttgctctttaactgcagaccaacacggctatccacCCGAAATGCGATTcccaggtatgagcttttgatagtcaaagctttgactctcaaaagctcgtactcgaaatctagttagtctttaaaggtgctactgggttcaCATCTTGCTCTGTACTTACTTCCAATGGCTGGTGACTTTTGTATTTTTCTCCCCCTTAGAAAGGCTTCCAAGGCCTTTGACGCCTTGCCTTTCAGGAAGAAATCCAGCAGTTGTGTATTGTCTGAACTTGGAGCATGCAATGACAGGAGAAAGCGTTAGTGGCTGAATTTCTATCTCAAAAGAGTATAGTTGCTGCTGTCTTTATCACTCTGTGTCTTTAAACAGCAGCTGGAACAAGTAGAAATTCAGCTAGTGAAGCCTCTGTTGTCATTGATTTCCCTGTCTAGAGAAACTTTGCCTTCTTGATCATGTTGTCGATGCTCGTTTTGGAAGTAGAGGAGCAAGACTAGTGAAAAAGATGGCAACCTTAGTCCTGTGCCTTTAATGCCTACTACGTTTCTAGAAATCAGGCAGCTGTTATAgcactggaatgggtccaggggaaaaaaaaccctatattCTTCTAAGAACTTAAGATTATGCCATGTGAGACCATTGATAGTCCATCTAGTTCAAAATCATCTGCTCTGCTGTCTTTTAACAGGGGATACAAGGGgaaggagatttgaacctgggatgttCAGTATAAATAACAAGTGCTCCAGTGCTAAGCCAAATTCCTTGCCTGTTGGAAAATTCGCCTTtaatttctgtggcaaaataagTGGCAAGTGCTATCCTCTTTGTCTTTCAGACGTCTGAGGACTGCTTTTAGATGGACGCGGGGCAGCTAGAAGATGGATCCCGATATCTCCCTCATGTTCCAGTGTACGGCCCCAGTGGGCATCTCCGAGTGTCAAGTCCAAGCTGAACTTTCCCCTCAGTATGACCGACACCAGCTACCTGGCGACCGGGTCCAGATTGAGACTGCTTGGGCGGCACGGCGGCAGCAGAACCCGTGGCTCTTCGACGGGGCCAAATTCCGGCTCCACTCGATCAAGCAGGAGGGAGGTGTCTTAGTTTTTCGCCTCGGCCTCACCTCCTACAAGGACTTTGTGGGAACCAATTTGGCCCACAGAGTTGAGCAGTTGCGGCAACAGGGGCATGAAGATTTTGGTAACAGCCAGGCCTACCTTGCCGACCCCCTGGGGGTGGGTGCCATGCTGCACACAACGGATGATAAGTTCGTCTTGTTGCGGCGCAGTCTGCATGTAGGAGAGGCACCTGGGAAGGTTGACATTCCCGGGGGGCATCCTGAACCACAGGTTGGTATTGCCCAGTGGTTGTGTGTGTGAGAACAGGGAAAATCCTGTCATTGTCCGTATCAATGCGGGGAAGTAAATTTAAGATATTGTGGAGCCTGTGGCAGAAAAATCAAATACCTTTCCTGCTCGCCTCCTCAGTAGTTGACTCGACACATCCAGTGAGATTTCTGCATATGTCCTGTTGAAATCACATGAGTCATGGGTCCGGCCTGGCCTTCTCCAATTCTGCTGCCATTCAAGACAAcccaaaatgggggtgggggagacaacaCAAGCTTGGGCTGTACAGAATAGAATTGGGTTTCCTCTCTTCACTCTTGCACTAACTGTTTTTCAGGTTGTGGCTGGAAATGCTGTCTCAGAGGGATCCATCTGCCATCAGGACCTCCCGAAAGAACTGGTGGTGAAAGAGTTGTTTTCCTCTGTGTTGCGGGAGATTCAGGATGAGGTGAGACACCCGCAGGACAGGGCTGGGCCATTTTCTGggtttccctccctcctctctgaaCCACCATTTTCTTTCTAGGTTAACCTTCCCCTGCCCACCCTGAGCAGCCCGGTGTTGCTGGGGATAGCTCGGAATGAGACTAGTGGGGGCCGGGCCAGTGCCGAATTCTACGTCAGGTAATACATGTGATGTCAACATGGTGGCCAACTGGCAAAGAGCCACGGTTAAGAACTAGGCCCAACCActtcttggcctctgtgcccccaACCTATAATAGGGAGAGAAATTGTCAAGGCTGCAGTGATTAatcaatatattgttgaaggctttcacggccggagaacgatggttgttgtgggttttccgggctgtattgccgtggtcttggcgttgtagttcctgacgtttcgccagcagctgtggctggcatcttcagaggtgtagcaccaaaagacagagatctctgagagatctctgtcttttggtgctacacctctgaagatgccagccacagctgctggcgaaacgtcaggaactacaacgccaagaccacggcaatacagcccagaaaacctacaacaaccaacCTTAATCAATATAGTCGATTGGTTTTTGAAGAGCACCCACAATTAATTGAACagcagtttgttttttaaagaaaatttattaACTATTTAGAGGAGAAGTGTCCCTTATGGGCAAGTGGCTACTGTGAAATGTGTGGAGATTATGAAAGAAGAGGCATTCCCCACCTGCCGAACTCATGAGGGAGGAATCCCTCTTCTATGGCTAAGCTTGCTGTGATTTGTATGGGCATTATGTAACGAGGCATTCCTTCGTTTCCTCACAGGAATGCCTCTATGACATGTGGACGTGTCATTTCAAATTCCTTTACTCTGGCAAGAAACCTGCTAATAATTCTGGCCAACCATACAGGGAGTTGTTTTGAGGGGAAATTATGTTAATGAATACTCTGAGGACTGAGAGggaaaatgatataaataatGTTATCCATTTATCAAATGCTGGGCCTCATGCCACCTGATAGGCTCTGGTTCCTCACATGAGTAGAACCGAGTTTCTTCATGTTGTTGACCAGCCTACAAGTCCTTATAAAAATTCTATTCTCTCAGGGCTGTAGGTTCTTCCAAGCTCTGATTGGTTCCCAGTCGAGACCTGTGACTGCTTGAGAGCCTTTGGAGGTGTGGCCGATTGTAGTCATAGggatgccaacttccagatgtggcctggagatctcccagaattacagctgatctccagagatcagttctgctggagaaatccctctgatgaggtccctccccaaaccctgccatctcagGGCTCTatccccagatctctaggaattttcaaacccagaattggcaaccctacatagttAGGttgtgccagcagctgtggccacaAAGCAAGGCCTTCTTCCACAAAGTCTTCATGGCCCTTCTTCCCATATTCCTTTTGCCTGCTCTTTGTCGGGCGCCTGAACTGGCTCCACGAGTTTTGATTCTGGCTGGTGTCTGGCCCACAGAACAGTCACTGTGGATGGGATTCCTACCTCTAGATCCACAGATCTACAGAGTCAGGTTTTTCTGGTCAGCTCCCAGATTTTATTCACTTCCACTAATAGGGTCTTTATTTCTGCTTTTCAGGTGTAGCCTTACTTCTGAGGAAGTGCAGCATAACTATGCCATTGGGGGCCCTGAAGCCCAAGAGTCGACTAGCGCCATGTTTGTCACGAGAGAGGTAAGTGGCAGTCCAGAGGCAAAGCTGATCTGGCCTATCTGGATGGAGTTAGGGCTTCACCCAAGGATCAGTTGCTCGTGCAAAAGAGCCAAGCTGGGCAGAATCAGAGGCTTTATAGGTTCAAGTGAAACCCCATTGGCCTGTCTGTGTCACCTGACAACTCCTGTACCAGCACTGCAGTACCACCTTCTGGCTAGCAGCATTGGGGGCACCAGATGCCTTTAGAAAGAGTGTATGCTAGTGGCTCTCCGAGCAAATTGTCAGGACAGTACACCCTGATTGaccagtctctctacacgagacatcttacacagggacactcaagtgactgagagacaagctacaagtgacgcctgacacaggttggacacttgtcagcttccttcaagttttgatgggaaatgtaggcatcctggtcttgcagctgtaatggagagccaagctgtaaaaccaggacgcctacatttcccatcaaaacttaagggaagctggcaagtgtccaacctgtgtaaggcatcacttgtagcttggctcttactttctgagtggtcttatattcaagtgtactctgtctccctagcagtgcatgtgtatccacaatgggacaacaagtgtaagatctttcacttgatcctactcgtgtgagatgtcttatgtagagagactctaagtgtgTTTACTTAGAACTAGGTGtctgaattcaatgggacttcCCGATTAAGCAGGCATAAGATTACTGTTGGAGACCATGATTCTGGACCTTTCCCTGCCATTTAACAGCAGTGGCATAAATTCACCATACCCAGAGTCCATGTGCGATATCTTTCGGGCATGCAGTGAGGAAATGATTAGTGGAAGGATTTTGCTTTCAGATTTTGGACCAATCCTAAATGGGATTAATGATTTTTGGCTGAAGGCGTACCTGATCATGGATCATCCCCTTTGCTTAAAACATCTTCCAGGCCTTGCAGTGTATTATTTCTAAGGCTGCAGTCCTCAGCATGCATATTAGCAAGGACATCCTGCAGTCATAAATGGGATACTTGTGAGTGAATGTGGTCAAGATCAGCCTATTAACTATTGCCACAGTGAATACAGGAAGccgccaatttggtgtagtggttaagagcacgggaccctaatctggagagccgggtttgattccccgctcctccacttgaagccagctgggtgaccttgggtcagtcacagcttcccagagctctctcagccccacccaactcacagggtgattgtcgtgaggatctgaacagggtctcctgcaggtaccaggctgcacacaggtgaagtcagcagcagcctgtacctTCCAATTCTATAATTCTTTGTGCAGAACATCCTAACGACGGAGCAGAATGGGGACCTGTGGAAGGAACTGTGCCCTTCAGCCAAAGGGGCCATAAAACTCTACACAGAAGTGATGGGCCTGTGCCAGTGACGTGACCACCCAGAAGAAACAGTAGGAGGAAACGAGTGACTCAGGGACCAATCAGGATTTCTTTATGTTTTCTGGCCCAGAATTGCCAGCTGTTTGTTGGCACAGCTGGAATATTACTCTAGGAGTATGTATAGTGGGCCTCCCCTCCAGCCACCTTGAAGCTGAATGGGCTAACTTCTTCCTTGTGCCTTGCCAGTCCTGCTGCTACCGCTGCCGTGCCTACTAGTCACCCACctcaataaaatctttaaaaaacttCTTACAGGTATTTGGGCTTCACTTTCTGAGTATTCATTACTTTACTGCACTTTGCTTTTCTCACGCTTGCTAATCAGCAATACTAGCTACTTTTTCCTGCGACccgtgtttttaaaatgtatatttatatatatataattgtgtGATCCAGATTTGGCATAATTTATGCTCTTGTTGGTTCTGGGGAGGGCACAGAAACTTTGCAACCCCCTCCCTAACCATTGTTAATCTCAGCCAGCAGCCCTTTTACAAGtgtccagaattacagctggcaTCACTTACATGCTTTTAAATCAACCAAACATAAGGACTAGAaacgtgtttttttaaaagcttagattATTGGGAAGGCGAGTACTGCACATAGCCTCAGCTATGCCTTTCACTGGCTTACTTCTGGGAAATTCTTACCCTTTATCCCTGTGCAAATTATATGCGTGCAAAGAGCAGCACATGCCAGCAGTAAAGAAGTGTCTCTCTTCCAAGAAGTAAATGGGTTGCTCCAGGCAAAGCCTGTCTCTTCCCTGTGTTTGCACGCAAGTAACTCTGGAGGCTAGCCAGAGTGTGTCTCTCGCAGGGGTGGAGGGGTTGGGTGAATGAGGGGTGGGCAAGGGTGGCGTGAGAGGGGCCGCATTACAAGGAAAGAGTTGATCCTCTCCCTGAGCTGCCATTATCTGGATTATTGGCAGCTTGGAGGCAGTTAATGAGTCGGGATCCGGGACCCCACAATCCAAGGAGCCTGTCACCTCGCTCCTGAGCAGCTTAGTGTCTGAGCCGTGACCCGAGGGGCTCAGCTGCTGCATTTACTCAACTACCTCTGGTTTATAAGCGACatctccccccctttccttttacaCCAGCGATGTGGCTTCA is a genomic window of Eublepharis macularius isolate TG4126 chromosome 1, MPM_Emac_v1.0, whole genome shotgun sequence containing:
- the NUDT22 gene encoding uridine diphosphate glucose pyrophosphatase NUDT22, whose protein sequence is MDPDISLMFQCTAPVGISECQVQAELSPQYDRHQLPGDRVQIETAWAARRQQNPWLFDGAKFRLHSIKQEGGVLVFRLGLTSYKDFVGTNLAHRVEQLRQQGHEDFGNSQAYLADPLGVGAMLHTTDDKFVLLRRSLHVGEAPGKVDIPGGHPEPQVVAGNAVSEGSICHQDLPKELVVKELFSSVLREIQDEVNLPLPTLSSPVLLGIARNETSGGRASAEFYVRCSLTSEEVQHNYAIGGPEAQESTSAMFVTRENILTTEQNGDLWKELCPSAKGAIKLYTEVMGLCQ